The following proteins are encoded in a genomic region of Drosophila willistoni isolate 14030-0811.24 chromosome 2L unlocalized genomic scaffold, UCI_dwil_1.1 Seg196, whole genome shotgun sequence:
- the LOC6639668 gene encoding steroidogenic acute regulatory protein-like isoform X1, translating to MSVMAHNDSDEVRSAAHLILSNARNSSAIAFHDMSRPHSINLITEDFLAGYMQDGRMSVVRRFFCLFVTFDLVFVSLLWLICIVIDGDNIFQAFHKQVMQYTIYTSLFDVVATALCRFIVLIFFYAMLYINHWSIIALSTSGSCLFLIAKVFVFDWVHSKQQVFDVILVITSFILAWGEAWFLDCRVIPQERHARHYFRTALNTNTSNRSFLTQPAILSVNEHPPPSSMFYSPLDTAHQSDDDEEEQDFEYQQMGLDCLRKAFELIEGGNWKVEKVTHKGDTIHSTQREKIGKVYKLTARIKYPAKELMEDLFYRIEDCPKWNPALLESRIVRKINSYTDITYQVSIGGGGGMVKSRDFVNLRAWRMFYNGKICDDDEISKLSSEDDEFDHDSFLNRSCEGSVSTVSDGESQDTPVQGSVGSCRAKFTSGQSSSNAAAQYDTLSKSLGAKSLGTALTFDVEPPPFDEFEDAKDTEIKTDTTLPDGVGKTKDKVWVSAAISVQYASEPPTSKYTRGENIVSGFAFREIIGKSDSCILEWVLCLDLKGYIPRYVLDAALTSSMIDYMTNLRKHVTELKTKGKRRATKP from the exons ATGAGCGTCATGGCCCACAATGACTCGGATGAAGTTCGCAGCGCTGCTCATCTAATCTTGTCGAATGCACGAAACAGTTCTGCTATTGCGTTTCATGATATGT cGCGACCACATtccattaatttaattacggAAGACTTTCTTGCTGGTTATATGCAAGATGGACGCATGTCAGTGGTGCGACGgttcttttgtttatttgttacATTTGACCTGGTGTTTGTATCTTTGCTTTGGTTAATTTGTATAGTG ATTGATGGCGACAATATATTCCAGGCATTCCACAAGCAGGTCATGCAGTATACTATCTACACATCGCTTTTTGATGTCGTTGCTACAGCTCTTTGTCGATTTAttgtattaatatttttttacgCCATGTTGTATATTAATCATTGGTCCATTATAGCA CTGTCAACGAGCGGATCGTGCCTCTTTCTTATAGCAAaagtgtttgtttttgat TGGGTGCATTCTAAACAACAAGTATTCGATGTGATCCTCGTTATAACTTCATTTATTCTTGCCTGGGGGGAAGCCTGGTTCTTGGATTGTAGGGTCATACCCCAAGAGCGTCATGCCCGCCACTATTTTAGGA CAGCACTTAACACCAACACCAGCAATCGTTCTTTTTTAACACAGCCAGCCATCTTGAGTGTGAATGAGCATCCGCCACCATCAAGTATGTTTTATTCACCATTGGATACGGCCCACCAATCTGATGACGACGAAGAAGAGCAG GACTTCGAGTATCAGCAAATGGGTTTAGATTGCCTACGCAAGGCATTCGAGCTTATCGAAGGCGGCAATTGGAAGGTGGAAAAGGTTACTCATAAGGGAGACACTATACACAGCACTCAACGTGAAAAAATTGGCAAAGTTTATAAATTAACA gCTCGTATTAAATATCCGGCAAAGGAACTAATGGAAGATCTTTTTTATCGAATTGAAGATTGCCCCAAATGGAATCCTGCTCTATTAGAGAGTCGAATAGTACGC aaaATAAACTCGTACACGGACATTACCTATCAAGTCTCTATTGGAGGTGGAGGCGGCATGGTGAAAAGCAGAGACTTTGTGAATTTACGTGCATGGCGTATGTTTTACAATGGCAAAATTTGCGATGACGACGAAATTTCTAAACTGAGTAGCGAAGATGATGAATTCGATCATGATAGCTTCCTTAATCGTTCTTGTGAAGGCAGTGTCAGCACCGTATCTGATGGTGAATCGCAAGACACACCTGTCCAGGGCAGCGTAGGCAGCTGTCGAGCAAAGTTTACCAGCGGACAATCATCATCAAATGCAGCTGCACAATACGACACACTAAGCAAAAGCCTTGGAGCAAAGAGTTTAGGAACAGCCTTAACGTTTGACGTCGAGCCACCACCATTTGATGAATTTGAAGACGCTAAAGATACAGAGATAAAGACGGACACTACACTGCCCGACGGTGTTGGAAAAACGAAAGACAAAGTATGGGTTAGCGCTGCAATTAGTGTTCAGTATGCTTCTGAGCCACCAACATCAAAATACACAAG AGGGGAGAATATTGTTTCAGGCTTTGCCTTTCGAGAAATAATTGGAAAATCAGATAGTTGTATATTGGAATGGGTGCTTTGTCTGGACCTAAAGGGCTATATTCCTCGCTATGTGTTGGATGCC GCTCTAACGTCTTCGATGATTGATTATATGACAAACTTGCGCAAGCATGTAACtgaattaaaaacaaaaggtaAACGTCGCGCTACAAAGCCGTAG
- the LOC6639668 gene encoding steroidogenic acute regulatory protein-like isoform X2 translates to MSVMAHNDSDEVRSAAHLILSNARNSSAIAFHDMSRPHSINLITEDFLAGYMQDGRMSVVRRFFCLFVTFDLVFVSLLWLICIVIDGDNIFQAFHKQVMQYTIYTSLFDVVATALCRFIVLIFFYAMLYINHWSIIALSTSGSCLFLIAKVFVFDWVHSKQQVFDVILVITSFILAWGEAWFLDCRVIPQERHARHYFRTLNTNTSNRSFLTQPAILSVNEHPPPSSMFYSPLDTAHQSDDDEEEQDFEYQQMGLDCLRKAFELIEGGNWKVEKVTHKGDTIHSTQREKIGKVYKLTARIKYPAKELMEDLFYRIEDCPKWNPALLESRIVRKINSYTDITYQVSIGGGGGMVKSRDFVNLRAWRMFYNGKICDDDEISKLSSEDDEFDHDSFLNRSCEGSVSTVSDGESQDTPVQGSVGSCRAKFTSGQSSSNAAAQYDTLSKSLGAKSLGTALTFDVEPPPFDEFEDAKDTEIKTDTTLPDGVGKTKDKVWVSAAISVQYASEPPTSKYTRGENIVSGFAFREIIGKSDSCILEWVLCLDLKGYIPRYVLDAALTSSMIDYMTNLRKHVTELKTKGKRRATKP, encoded by the exons ATGAGCGTCATGGCCCACAATGACTCGGATGAAGTTCGCAGCGCTGCTCATCTAATCTTGTCGAATGCACGAAACAGTTCTGCTATTGCGTTTCATGATATGT cGCGACCACATtccattaatttaattacggAAGACTTTCTTGCTGGTTATATGCAAGATGGACGCATGTCAGTGGTGCGACGgttcttttgtttatttgttacATTTGACCTGGTGTTTGTATCTTTGCTTTGGTTAATTTGTATAGTG ATTGATGGCGACAATATATTCCAGGCATTCCACAAGCAGGTCATGCAGTATACTATCTACACATCGCTTTTTGATGTCGTTGCTACAGCTCTTTGTCGATTTAttgtattaatatttttttacgCCATGTTGTATATTAATCATTGGTCCATTATAGCA CTGTCAACGAGCGGATCGTGCCTCTTTCTTATAGCAAaagtgtttgtttttgat TGGGTGCATTCTAAACAACAAGTATTCGATGTGATCCTCGTTATAACTTCATTTATTCTTGCCTGGGGGGAAGCCTGGTTCTTGGATTGTAGGGTCATACCCCAAGAGCGTCATGCCCGCCACTATTTTAGGA CACTTAACACCAACACCAGCAATCGTTCTTTTTTAACACAGCCAGCCATCTTGAGTGTGAATGAGCATCCGCCACCATCAAGTATGTTTTATTCACCATTGGATACGGCCCACCAATCTGATGACGACGAAGAAGAGCAG GACTTCGAGTATCAGCAAATGGGTTTAGATTGCCTACGCAAGGCATTCGAGCTTATCGAAGGCGGCAATTGGAAGGTGGAAAAGGTTACTCATAAGGGAGACACTATACACAGCACTCAACGTGAAAAAATTGGCAAAGTTTATAAATTAACA gCTCGTATTAAATATCCGGCAAAGGAACTAATGGAAGATCTTTTTTATCGAATTGAAGATTGCCCCAAATGGAATCCTGCTCTATTAGAGAGTCGAATAGTACGC aaaATAAACTCGTACACGGACATTACCTATCAAGTCTCTATTGGAGGTGGAGGCGGCATGGTGAAAAGCAGAGACTTTGTGAATTTACGTGCATGGCGTATGTTTTACAATGGCAAAATTTGCGATGACGACGAAATTTCTAAACTGAGTAGCGAAGATGATGAATTCGATCATGATAGCTTCCTTAATCGTTCTTGTGAAGGCAGTGTCAGCACCGTATCTGATGGTGAATCGCAAGACACACCTGTCCAGGGCAGCGTAGGCAGCTGTCGAGCAAAGTTTACCAGCGGACAATCATCATCAAATGCAGCTGCACAATACGACACACTAAGCAAAAGCCTTGGAGCAAAGAGTTTAGGAACAGCCTTAACGTTTGACGTCGAGCCACCACCATTTGATGAATTTGAAGACGCTAAAGATACAGAGATAAAGACGGACACTACACTGCCCGACGGTGTTGGAAAAACGAAAGACAAAGTATGGGTTAGCGCTGCAATTAGTGTTCAGTATGCTTCTGAGCCACCAACATCAAAATACACAAG AGGGGAGAATATTGTTTCAGGCTTTGCCTTTCGAGAAATAATTGGAAAATCAGATAGTTGTATATTGGAATGGGTGCTTTGTCTGGACCTAAAGGGCTATATTCCTCGCTATGTGTTGGATGCC GCTCTAACGTCTTCGATGATTGATTATATGACAAACTTGCGCAAGCATGTAACtgaattaaaaacaaaaggtaAACGTCGCGCTACAAAGCCGTAG